A genomic stretch from uncultured Pseudodesulfovibrio sp. includes:
- the rsmA gene encoding 16S rRNA (adenine(1518)-N(6)/adenine(1519)-N(6))-dimethyltransferase RsmA: MSDELQKHRAKKSLGQNFLKDQNICRKIVDAIDPTENDYIIEIGPGRGALTEFLVETGARKLVALEMDDELARRLDERWPHLEVIRMDALKFPWESLNEGPCKIIGNLPYNVGSKLIWDIVSRVKTLERAVFMVQHEVATRLTAEPGCKAFGGLTAWVNNFCTTTYLFKVPPTVFRPQPKVDSAVVRFTPLPVEKWPAAPDKLSELIKILFQQRRKQISTILKKRWNQSIEEWFESEGISPKIRPENLTPKQFSSLSERL, from the coding sequence ATGTCTGACGAATTGCAAAAACACAGGGCCAAGAAAAGTCTGGGACAGAATTTTCTTAAAGATCAAAACATCTGTCGAAAGATCGTGGACGCCATTGATCCGACAGAAAATGACTATATTATAGAAATTGGACCAGGGCGTGGTGCCTTGACGGAATTTCTCGTGGAAACGGGTGCACGCAAGCTTGTCGCCCTGGAAATGGATGATGAACTGGCACGGCGTCTTGATGAAAGATGGCCGCATCTGGAAGTCATTCGAATGGATGCGCTTAAATTCCCCTGGGAATCCCTGAACGAAGGTCCATGCAAGATCATTGGCAACCTGCCATACAATGTCGGCTCGAAACTCATTTGGGACATTGTCAGCAGAGTGAAAACGCTGGAAAGGGCGGTTTTCATGGTGCAACATGAAGTTGCAACACGGTTGACGGCAGAACCGGGGTGCAAGGCTTTTGGCGGCCTGACCGCGTGGGTGAATAATTTCTGTACGACAACATATCTGTTCAAGGTGCCGCCCACTGTCTTCCGTCCACAGCCCAAAGTCGACTCGGCTGTCGTGCGCTTCACCCCGTTGCCAGTCGAAAAATGGCCTGCCGCCCCGGACAAGCTTTCCGAACTGATCAAGATTCTCTTTCAGCAGCGTCGCAAGCAAATTTCAACCATTTTGAAGAAACGATGGAATCAATCCATCGAAGAATGGTTTGAATCGGAAGGCATCAGCCCAAAGATTCGCCCGGAAAATTTGACACCAAAACAATTTTCCAGCCTCTCAGAACGACTTTAG
- the mtnP gene encoding S-methyl-5'-thioadenosine phosphorylase codes for MTKIGIIGGSGLDNPDLMQDAHDLKVETSFGVPSSPLKVGTIAGKEVVLLARHGREHTIPPTFVNYRANIQALKDAGCTLILATTACGSLRAEIDRGHLVILDQFIDFTRRRPVSFYEEFEPHGAVHTGMADPFDGHLRGLFNQACDSLELTHHKNGTVITIEGSRFSTRAESNMFRMWGADVINMSVAPECILANEAGIPYAAVAMSTDYDCWKTDEAPVTWEEILEVFQGNVEKVTSLLVEVIKRID; via the coding sequence ATGACTAAGATAGGAATTATTGGCGGAAGTGGGCTTGATAACCCGGACCTCATGCAGGATGCACACGATCTCAAGGTGGAAACATCTTTTGGCGTCCCCTCCTCTCCTCTCAAGGTGGGAACTATTGCAGGCAAGGAAGTCGTTCTGCTTGCACGTCATGGCCGCGAACACACTATTCCGCCCACGTTCGTTAACTACCGCGCAAATATTCAGGCGTTGAAAGATGCTGGTTGTACGCTGATTCTCGCGACGACCGCCTGCGGGTCTCTCCGGGCAGAGATTGATCGGGGGCATCTTGTCATTCTGGATCAGTTTATTGACTTCACCCGTCGCCGCCCTGTCTCTTTTTATGAAGAGTTTGAACCACATGGCGCAGTGCATACAGGGATGGCCGACCCGTTTGACGGCCATCTACGCGGACTCTTCAATCAGGCGTGCGATTCTCTTGAGCTGACTCATCACAAGAATGGGACTGTTATTACCATAGAAGGTTCCCGTTTTTCGACTCGGGCGGAGTCCAACATGTTCCGTATGTGGGGGGCCGATGTCATTAACATGTCTGTCGCCCCAGAATGCATACTGGCTAACGAAGCTGGTATACCCTACGCCGCAGTAGCAATGTCGACAGATTATGACTGTTGGAAAACCGATGAAGCCCCTGTTACATGGGAGGAAATTCTGGAAGTTTTTCAGGGCAATGTGGAGAAAGTCACTTCTCTGCTTGTTGAAGTCATCAAACGTATCGATTAA
- a CDS encoding amidohydrolase, which produces MNQKQTAPSALTECDQLVRADVVVTQDVDRRVIAGAGVAVTDGLIVEVGGYETLDAKYQPVQRLDLAGKMLIPGLVNGHTHLPMTLFRGYADDLPLMQWLEDHIWPVEFQLTDAMLAIGAEIGCCELIRTGCTAFLNGYFHEYVTGDTAHAAGLRAVLGEGFFHFPSPHFPTADDCWDTIRALKARYEGNERIRTAVTPHAAFTVNPDELQASFELATELDIPWQVHLAESSVETSVCLGKFGKRPVELLRSLDLLTPRTTLHHCVDVTDDEIAVLAENGVNVVHNPASNLKLCSGISPIQKMLDAGVVVGLGTDGASSNNQLNMFRDMALAALVGKVRHDDASAVNAQTALDMATVNSARCLGWPELGRIEAGCPADMVALDLGFPNLMPMFSPVSHAVYAATGMEVCMTMVAGEILYLYGDFRTIDVQALKDKAFHAIQWVQSKAKK; this is translated from the coding sequence ATGAATCAGAAACAAACCGCTCCCTCCGCTCTGACAGAATGCGATCAGCTTGTCCGGGCGGATGTTGTTGTTACACAGGATGTTGATCGTCGAGTAATTGCAGGGGCAGGCGTGGCTGTCACCGATGGACTTATAGTCGAAGTTGGCGGGTATGAGACTTTGGATGCCAAATACCAGCCAGTCCAACGGCTGGATCTGGCTGGCAAGATGCTCATACCGGGTCTTGTCAATGGGCATACTCATCTGCCGATGACACTCTTTCGTGGATATGCTGACGATCTTCCCCTCATGCAGTGGCTTGAAGACCATATATGGCCCGTAGAATTTCAATTGACCGATGCAATGCTCGCAATAGGAGCAGAAATTGGTTGTTGTGAGCTGATCAGGACCGGCTGCACTGCCTTTCTGAATGGGTATTTCCACGAATATGTCACAGGAGACACCGCTCATGCCGCAGGGTTGCGTGCGGTTCTCGGTGAAGGATTCTTCCATTTCCCTTCTCCGCATTTTCCAACTGCGGATGATTGTTGGGATACGATTCGTGCATTGAAAGCCCGGTATGAAGGAAATGAGCGAATTCGAACTGCAGTCACACCTCACGCTGCTTTTACCGTCAATCCTGATGAATTACAGGCCAGCTTTGAATTGGCTACAGAACTGGACATACCCTGGCAGGTGCATCTGGCAGAGTCCTCTGTAGAGACCTCGGTATGCCTTGGGAAATTTGGCAAGCGCCCTGTAGAACTGCTCCGTTCTCTTGATTTGCTGACGCCGCGTACCACGCTTCATCATTGTGTTGATGTAACAGACGATGAGATCGCCGTTCTTGCGGAAAATGGCGTAAACGTGGTTCATAACCCCGCTTCCAATTTAAAACTCTGTTCCGGTATATCGCCGATACAGAAAATGTTGGATGCCGGCGTTGTTGTCGGTCTGGGGACAGACGGCGCATCCAGCAACAATCAGCTCAATATGTTTCGTGATATGGCCCTCGCAGCACTTGTCGGTAAGGTCCGTCATGATGATGCTTCGGCTGTAAACGCCCAGACAGCGCTTGATATGGCGACTGTGAATTCGGCCCGATGTCTCGGCTGGCCTGAACTGGGACGTATTGAAGCTGGTTGTCCTGCGGACATGGTGGCACTTGATCTAGGCTTCCCTAATCTCATGCCTATGTTTTCTCCTGTCTCCCATGCCGTCTATGCGGCAACGGGTATGGAAGTGTGTATGACCATGGTCGCCGGAGAAATTCTCTATCTCTACGGTGATTTCAGGACTATTGACGTGCAGGCCTTGAAAGACAAGGCTTTTCACGCTATTCAATGGGTTCAATCAAAAGCGAAAAAATAA
- a CDS encoding HU family DNA-binding protein, translating to MTKAELVVKIAEKANLTKANAERALNAFLETVEGTLVKDGKLTLTGFGTFVVEERKARVGRNPRTGDEIKIPATKVVKFRPGKVLKDAVK from the coding sequence ATGACAAAGGCTGAATTGGTTGTCAAAATCGCAGAGAAAGCCAACCTGACTAAAGCAAATGCAGAACGCGCTCTGAATGCTTTTCTGGAGACTGTCGAAGGTACTCTGGTCAAGGACGGCAAGCTGACCCTGACTGGTTTCGGCACCTTCGTTGTTGAAGAACGTAAGGCTCGTGTTGGTCGTAATCCCCGCACTGGCGACGAAATCAAGATACCGGCCACCAAGGTCGTCAAATTCCGTCCCGGCAAGGTCCTCAAGGACGCCGTTAAATAA
- a CDS encoding adenine phosphoribosyltransferase: protein MNLRHYVRDIPDYPKKGITFYDITPILSDPKAFKFVMDQLYEKYKNCGADKIVAADARGFIFGAPLALRMGIPFIPVRKPGKLPYKNRCVTYDLEYGSDTLCMHVDAINRGDKVLMIDDLLATGGTAEGMVQLIKEAGGDIVGCGFVIQLGFLDGDKVMKAAGVAHDFLIEV, encoded by the coding sequence ATGAATTTGCGCCACTATGTAAGAGACATTCCCGACTATCCGAAAAAAGGCATCACCTTTTATGATATAACGCCCATTCTCAGTGATCCGAAAGCTTTTAAATTTGTCATGGATCAACTGTACGAGAAGTACAAAAATTGCGGTGCCGACAAAATCGTGGCAGCCGATGCACGCGGTTTCATTTTCGGAGCGCCGTTGGCCTTGAGGATGGGGATTCCTTTCATCCCGGTTCGCAAACCAGGCAAGCTTCCATACAAAAATCGTTGTGTTACATATGACCTTGAATACGGTTCGGACACCCTTTGCATGCATGTTGACGCCATTAACCGAGGTGACAAAGTCTTAATGATTGATGACCTGTTGGCGACAGGTGGCACCGCGGAAGGTATGGTTCAGCTCATCAAGGAAGCGGGCGGAGACATTGTCGGCTGCGGCTTTGTCATTCAGCTCGGATTCCTCGATGGTGATAAGGTTATGAAAGCCGCCGGCGTGGCTCATGATTTCCTCATTGAAGTATAG